The Hyperthermus butylicus DSM 5456 genome includes a region encoding these proteins:
- a CDS encoding exosortase/archaeosortase family protein, whose protein sequence is MIRKARTNSFYSLLVSIAVITVILYVIIFTSLYKPVVLIEKRVMILSYKALGINVIDVAHNALMIWGGGNVVTIVLTPSCVGIYSLIVYILLVVFTPRISKWQKVKAGIVGSTILFFANIVRMFVSGVAGVVQGYAAFRFFHDVLGGAFMILLVATLWVDWIYRTSRYAGWP, encoded by the coding sequence GTGATTAGAAAAGCTCGCACCAATAGCTTCTATAGCTTATTAGTCTCCATAGCAGTGATAACGGTAATACTCTACGTCATTATATTTACGTCTCTCTACAAGCCAGTAGTGTTGATTGAGAAGAGGGTGATGATCCTCTCCTATAAAGCGCTGGGCATTAATGTGATTGATGTAGCCCATAATGCACTCATGATCTGGGGAGGGGGGAATGTTGTCACAATAGTGCTCACTCCTTCCTGCGTTGGCATATACTCTCTAATTGTCTACATCCTACTCGTAGTTTTTACCCCGAGGATTAGTAAGTGGCAGAAAGTGAAGGCAGGCATTGTGGGATCGACAATCCTCTTCTTCGCTAACATAGTCCGCATGTTTGTGTCCGGAGTTGCTGGCGTTGTGCAGGGCTATGCAGCGTTCCGTTTCTTCCACGACGTGCTTGGCGGCGCTTTCATGATACTACTGGTTGCAACACTGTGGGTTGACTGGATCTATAGAACTAGTAGATATGCAGGGTGGCCTTGA
- a CDS encoding glycosyltransferase family 2 protein encodes MGFFEDAVIEYFFKELYWWPIVLRETAIDILFILYVISSAVLGVYAVFYISSFIEFLMNGSPRPRGYIRKMSPYGWPRVGIIVPVYNDYEVLSSLEAIMRIDYPYVITIVVDDSTDSSLSHEISNISVRSNGRILHLKREGRKGLKAGALNEAIEILLEMYNVDYILILDADFEPPSDMVLKLVELAFDEEADIVQGYQRHVKGSNTLFGLLYRASMAGAIINIVGRYWLRLFPFFTGSCGLISRRVLEAVRFREGSLSEDFRLTIDAALSIPNLKVIASHEAYANGSVPRTQRAFWRQQIRWSVGTLDEFFKTFVDAVSSENLTFTEKIGYILQGLFFTNGLWVYVNTIVPLILALAGYGRLELVWPIGVYLWLIGIETLVVAGCILEKCGYMNSVVVAGYMILMIYYTALIHAIGTLKYLITRRAVWHVTSKRGKYERFYSD; translated from the coding sequence ATGGGCTTCTTTGAAGATGCGGTTATAGAGTATTTCTTTAAGGAGCTATACTGGTGGCCTATAGTCCTTAGAGAAACCGCCATAGATATACTCTTCATTCTCTACGTTATCTCCAGCGCAGTTCTTGGAGTATATGCTGTCTTCTACATATCGTCTTTCATTGAATTCTTAATGAACGGTTCTCCGAGGCCTAGAGGCTACATTAGGAAGATGTCGCCCTATGGATGGCCGAGGGTAGGTATAATAGTGCCCGTCTATAACGATTACGAGGTGCTCTCCTCTCTTGAGGCTATTATGAGGATAGACTACCCGTACGTAATAACGATAGTGGTTGACGATTCAACCGACTCAAGCTTATCGCATGAAATTTCCAATATCTCGGTGAGAAGTAATGGTAGAATACTCCACCTTAAAAGAGAGGGGAGGAAAGGCCTTAAAGCTGGTGCTTTAAATGAGGCTATAGAGATCCTTCTCGAAATGTATAACGTTGACTACATACTTATCCTGGACGCCGACTTCGAGCCTCCCTCCGACATGGTTTTAAAGCTTGTCGAGCTCGCCTTTGACGAGGAGGCCGATATTGTACAGGGCTACCAGAGGCATGTGAAGGGCTCTAACACTTTATTCGGCCTTCTCTATCGTGCATCCATGGCGGGCGCGATAATCAACATTGTTGGAAGATACTGGCTGAGGTTATTCCCCTTCTTCACAGGTTCATGCGGCCTGATAAGTAGACGTGTATTGGAGGCTGTGAGGTTTAGGGAGGGCAGTTTATCAGAGGACTTCAGGCTCACGATTGACGCGGCATTAAGCATTCCAAACCTGAAGGTTATAGCTTCTCATGAAGCATACGCTAACGGCTCCGTGCCTAGGACTCAACGCGCCTTCTGGAGGCAGCAGATAAGATGGTCCGTAGGAACACTTGACGAGTTCTTCAAAACGTTCGTTGATGCTGTTAGCAGTGAAAACCTCACATTTACCGAGAAGATCGGGTATATACTGCAAGGGCTCTTCTTCACAAATGGGTTATGGGTTTACGTGAATACAATTGTGCCTTTGATCCTAGCTTTAGCAGGCTATGGGCGGCTGGAGCTTGTATGGCCTATAGGAGTCTATTTATGGCTGATTGGCATTGAAACTCTCGTAGTTGCCGGGTGCATACTTGAGAAATGCGGTTATATGAATAGTGTAGTGGTTGCAGGGTACATGATCTTGATGATATATTATACTGCCTTAATCCATGCTATAGGGACCTTAAAATACTTGATTACGAGGAGGGCGGTATGGCATGTTACGAGCAAGAGGGGTAAGTACGAGAGGTTCTACAGTGATTAG
- a CDS encoding ArsR/SmtB family transcription factor produces the protein MLVSPVWVASLTIASTHDSSSRSILYVVTDDYDFFYLRSFLNFSRASGVTVNYSVVGLRELGKVRLNPSEDVVVLLDPNWKPEEEREILMISRKLVTFMLGSGIVVTTYNGVMMLKPALSQYDLPVRIIDNLVGGPINMPRGYNVSKYRVVGILGDQVHEHGSFYRVRVGEGLLVVIPFNIVWAYYDTRDNVYLELLLEALESMNVETPSSTWYRRGLGALIILGAMGLLEASQANSRYLERIQRKIRYVIILYWRINPEKALRHSTRKYLVSILSEKGFAHLNELVRLTGLGKAVLSWHIYVLESRGIISSFKWKKYKYYYLRGEQGLRRLIEGLARRDDDFCRVVRELNEGVEVEAVAKRYKISLVGLEDLTSLLRDRGWRDVLLEICARK, from the coding sequence GTGCTAGTGTCGCCGGTATGGGTGGCTAGTCTCACTATTGCTTCTACGCATGATTCGTCTTCGAGAAGCATATTGTATGTGGTTACCGACGATTATGATTTCTTCTACTTAAGGAGTTTCCTCAATTTCAGCAGGGCTAGCGGTGTGACTGTAAACTATAGTGTTGTAGGCCTGCGCGAGCTTGGGAAGGTGAGGCTCAACCCTTCTGAGGATGTTGTAGTGCTTCTAGACCCTAACTGGAAGCCCGAAGAAGAGCGGGAAATTTTAATGATCTCCAGGAAGCTCGTGACATTCATGTTAGGCAGTGGCATCGTGGTCACTACCTACAATGGTGTCATGATGCTAAAGCCCGCTCTATCCCAATACGACCTGCCTGTAAGGATCATTGATAACTTGGTTGGTGGACCTATCAATATGCCTAGAGGCTACAACGTGAGCAAATATCGTGTAGTAGGGATTCTAGGAGATCAAGTCCATGAGCATGGGTCTTTTTACAGGGTAAGAGTAGGGGAAGGTTTACTAGTAGTTATACCATTTAACATCGTCTGGGCCTACTATGATACTAGGGACAACGTCTACCTGGAGCTTTTACTAGAAGCTCTTGAAAGCATGAATGTCGAGACACCTTCCTCTACGTGGTATAGGAGGGGCTTAGGTGCCCTTATAATACTTGGCGCTATGGGGCTTCTAGAGGCATCACAGGCTAATAGCAGGTATTTGGAGAGAATACAGCGTAAGATACGGTATGTAATCATACTATACTGGCGCATTAATCCAGAAAAAGCACTTAGGCATAGTACTAGGAAATATTTAGTATCAATACTTAGCGAGAAAGGGTTTGCCCATCTAAACGAGCTGGTTAGACTTACAGGCCTAGGTAAAGCTGTTCTCTCTTGGCATATCTATGTTCTCGAGTCACGGGGCATAATATCATCCTTCAAGTGGAAGAAATACAAGTACTACTATTTGAGGGGGGAACAAGGGTTACGGAGGCTTATAGAGGGCTTAGCTAGAAGAGATGACGATTTTTGCAGGGTTGTAAGAGAGCTTAATGAAGGTGTTGAAGTCGAGGCTGTTGCAAAACGTTACAAGATTAGCCTAGTGGGCCTCGAGGACTTGACAAGTCTTCTCCGGGATAGGGGCTGGAGAGATGTCCTTCTTGAGATATGTGCGAGAAAATAG
- a CDS encoding VIT1/CCC1 transporter family protein, with translation MVGLPGELLRSAEEFCRDELYSSMIYRALAEIEKDPHRRKLLEKIAEQEYEHYLFWRKLLGRDCSVGRPRVGLMAAGYRLLGPAFTLRLLERGERETIRKYREMLLHLPGAERAKLEEIIRDEKEHERRLLEELEDARIKYLGYVALGLADAIVEITGVHTGFLGATSNTIVAGVAGLVVGFSAAMSMAGAAYIQAKHSKEENPPVSAIVTGISYILSVVLLALPYFLTKSMLLSFTASILVGITLTGAFTYYSTVIQEKPFTRELAESTALLLGTAAASYAFGELLGTILGIKGIIE, from the coding sequence GTGGTGGGGCTTCCAGGGGAGCTGCTTCGGAGTGCCGAGGAGTTTTGCCGGGATGAGTTGTACAGTAGCATGATTTACCGGGCGCTAGCTGAGATTGAGAAGGATCCACACCGCCGGAAGCTCTTGGAAAAAATCGCGGAACAGGAGTACGAGCACTACCTGTTCTGGCGCAAGCTCCTCGGACGTGACTGTAGCGTTGGAAGACCCCGGGTTGGCCTCATGGCTGCCGGCTACCGGCTCCTCGGACCAGCATTTACGCTACGACTCCTAGAGCGGGGCGAAAGAGAAACCATTCGGAAGTACAGGGAGATGCTTCTCCACCTCCCGGGGGCCGAGAGGGCTAAGCTCGAGGAAATCATAAGGGATGAGAAGGAGCATGAGAGGAGGCTGTTAGAGGAGCTTGAAGATGCCAGGATAAAGTACCTGGGCTACGTGGCCCTAGGCCTCGCAGACGCAATAGTCGAGATAACCGGTGTACACACAGGCTTCCTCGGCGCAACCTCGAACACAATCGTGGCCGGCGTGGCCGGCCTCGTCGTAGGCTTCTCAGCCGCAATGTCAATGGCCGGCGCAGCATACATACAAGCAAAACACAGCAAAGAGGAGAACCCGCCCGTAAGCGCCATAGTAACCGGGATAAGCTACATACTCTCCGTAGTCCTCCTAGCACTACCCTACTTCCTCACCAAAAGCATGCTGCTAAGCTTCACAGCAAGCATACTCGTTGGGATCACCTTGACGGGAGCCTTCACCTACTATAGCACGGTAATCCAGGAGAAACCATTCACAAGAGAATTAGCCGAGAGCACCGCCCTACTCCTAGGCACAGCAGCCGCAAGCTACGCCTTCGGAGAACTACTAGGAACGATACTAGGCATAAAAGGCATAATAGAATAG
- a CDS encoding nitroreductase family protein, with protein MAANCVFSLARRRRSIRRYRRDPVNLEDILYAISAALEAPSGANRQPWRFIIVDDEEVKRRLREECERWEKKFHGSESLPGWFKEWLRDRGITWEKPFLTDAPYLIAVAAYKKAPYARESTWLAIGYLLLALEERGLASLTYTPTNPRAAARILGIPEDYTLEALIPVGKLAEEKRKEPRMSIEEAVHYNGWGRRLPKPASES; from the coding sequence TTGGCCGCCAACTGTGTATTCAGCCTTGCAAGGAGAAGGCGTAGTATTAGGCGTTACCGTAGGGACCCGGTTAATCTCGAGGATATCCTATACGCTATCTCGGCGGCGCTGGAGGCTCCATCGGGCGCTAATCGGCAACCCTGGAGGTTCATAATAGTTGACGACGAGGAGGTAAAGAGGAGGCTTAGAGAGGAATGTGAGCGGTGGGAGAAGAAGTTCCATGGGAGCGAGTCTCTACCAGGGTGGTTCAAGGAATGGCTTAGAGATAGGGGTATCACTTGGGAGAAGCCCTTCCTTACCGATGCTCCATACCTCATAGCCGTTGCCGCCTATAAGAAGGCGCCCTACGCACGTGAAAGCACGTGGCTTGCTATAGGCTACCTGCTCCTTGCACTCGAGGAGAGGGGCTTGGCATCGCTCACTTACACACCCACGAACCCGAGGGCCGCGGCTAGGATCCTCGGGATACCCGAGGACTACACTCTAGAAGCATTAATCCCCGTGGGCAAGCTCGCGGAAGAGAAGCGCAAGGAACCCAGGATGAGCATTGAGGAAGCCGTACACTATAACGGCTGGGGCCGCAGGCTACCAAAACCAGCATCCGAGAGCTAA